One window from the genome of Bacillus weihaiensis encodes:
- a CDS encoding methyl-accepting chemotaxis protein yields the protein MKMRTKLLGIISILIFSLLLIGGLSIFINSSTVKKDELLTDKMEVQNKIKHIQYRLAGLSNDERAFIITGEKEFTEGMKEKAEDIFTTLEQLKSLIHNQKYRSNVEDIQKNFTEYWSLNQEVVSQFSTSPDLAKSMHFGEERTLRKDVLDPSVNEVVDQLDKDVESLKADIKKSATISKWFILIVTTTTIIVSILFSTLLLRSTLGSLKSLNRQLEDIAQGEADLTQTITIKGKDEFSQLARSFNTFIHSLGSIVRQISDSSEQVAASSEELSASAEQSKMTSNHVSNSMKDIALASTTQSSLTEESSKSINEILDNLSEVTVNTSNIAENSSFMRDKAEMGASTLNKMANQMTLISQSVHEAGTGLESLVNSTTEISDITSLISTISEQTNLLALNAAIEAARAGEYGKGFAVVAEEVRKLADETNKSAGHIKRLVSTIETDSKDTENNIKNVQQNVHLGMNLVTDTNHQFSEILSLIGQVASQIQEVASATQQLTSGVEGIQYTLSTLEVGTKETSSSSEAIAIATQEQLGSLEEISDAAFSLSHLAEELQKIVNRFKF from the coding sequence GTGAAGATGAGAACAAAACTTTTAGGTATTATCTCCATTTTAATTTTTTCATTATTGCTAATTGGAGGCTTATCTATTTTCATTAACTCCTCTACTGTCAAAAAGGATGAGCTTTTAACAGATAAAATGGAGGTTCAAAATAAAATTAAACATATCCAATACAGGTTAGCGGGATTATCAAATGATGAAAGAGCTTTTATCATCACTGGGGAAAAAGAGTTTACTGAGGGAATGAAAGAAAAAGCAGAAGATATTTTCACTACTTTAGAGCAATTGAAGTCCCTCATCCATAACCAAAAATATAGATCGAATGTCGAGGACATCCAAAAAAACTTCACAGAATATTGGAGCTTGAATCAGGAAGTGGTATCTCAATTTTCCACAAGTCCCGACCTGGCTAAATCCATGCACTTTGGTGAAGAGAGAACACTAAGAAAGGATGTACTGGATCCGTCCGTAAATGAAGTAGTTGATCAATTAGATAAGGATGTTGAGAGCTTAAAAGCAGATATTAAAAAATCTGCAACCATCAGTAAATGGTTCATCCTAATCGTAACAACAACTACAATTATAGTAAGCATTTTGTTCAGCACACTCCTTCTAAGATCTACCTTAGGGTCTCTTAAAAGCTTAAATAGACAACTTGAAGATATTGCACAAGGAGAAGCAGATCTGACCCAAACGATTACAATTAAGGGGAAAGATGAATTTAGTCAGCTCGCTAGATCATTTAATACTTTTATTCATTCACTAGGAAGTATCGTCAGACAAATAAGCGACTCATCGGAGCAAGTCGCTGCTTCTTCCGAAGAATTATCGGCAAGTGCTGAACAATCTAAAATGACATCTAATCATGTATCTAACTCAATGAAGGACATTGCCTTAGCGAGTACAACTCAAAGTTCTCTGACAGAAGAAAGTTCAAAATCAATTAATGAGATACTAGACAACCTATCCGAAGTGACGGTTAATACGAGCAATATTGCAGAGAATTCCTCTTTTATGAGAGATAAGGCAGAAATGGGTGCCTCTACTTTAAATAAGATGGCAAATCAAATGACATTAATTAGTCAATCTGTTCACGAAGCTGGTACTGGATTAGAATCATTAGTAAACAGTACAACTGAGATTAGTGATATCACTTCTCTAATTAGTACTATTTCAGAACAAACAAATCTGCTTGCATTGAACGCAGCCATTGAAGCTGCTCGGGCAGGAGAATATGGAAAAGGCTTTGCCGTAGTAGCAGAAGAAGTTCGAAAGCTGGCTGACGAAACAAACAAATCTGCCGGTCATATTAAACGATTAGTTTCCACAATTGAAACTGACTCGAAGGATACGGAAAATAATATTAAAAACGTTCAGCAAAATGTCCATTTAGGTATGAACTTAGTGACTGATACGAACCATCAATTTAGTGAGATATTAAGTCTAATCGGACAAGTAGCCTCCCAAATTCAAGAGGTGGCTTCTGCAACACAACAATTAACTTCTGGTGTTGAAGGTATTCAATATACCCTTTCAACTCTTGAAGTAGGAACGAAAGAAACATCTTCTAGCTCTGAAGCTATCGCTATAGCTACACAAGAACAATTAGGCTCTCTAGAAGAGATATCTGATGCAGCCTTCTCGCTCTCACATTTAGCTGAAGAATTACAGAAGATCGTCAACCGCTTTAAATTTTAA
- a CDS encoding DUF5082 family protein, which yields MSLADSLFSIQKTISNRSNQVDEKIERLTKAKNDLLDEQQLFLKEIKTIKEPDLGNEWQGQRATDYDEEREDAYIILKDIGQNDFEDYQQKIENKINSLEMDRALLNVTSALAFEAGRLVDRGEDAVEELSDRISELRRRLF from the coding sequence ATGAGTTTGGCGGATTCCCTTTTTAGTATTCAAAAAACAATTTCGAATCGATCAAATCAAGTAGATGAAAAGATTGAAAGATTAACAAAAGCGAAAAATGATCTTCTAGATGAACAGCAGCTTTTTCTAAAAGAAATCAAAACGATTAAGGAACCTGATCTAGGCAATGAATGGCAAGGACAGCGAGCAACTGATTATGATGAGGAACGTGAGGACGCATATATTATCTTAAAGGACATCGGACAAAATGACTTTGAAGATTATCAGCAAAAGATTGAAAATAAGATCAATAGTTTAGAAATGGATCGAGCTCTTCTTAATGTGACGAGTGCCCTTGCATTTGAGGCTGGAAGACTAGTTGATCGTGGTGAGGATGCGGTGGAAGAGCTATCTGACCGAATTAGTGAATTAAGAAGGCGGTTATTCTAA
- the esaA gene encoding type VII secretion protein EsaA, which yields MNQLVTILKLLLVIALIVVTPLVFFQTIGDNPFKVEKASAAQRIAIINEDMGTEEEGEQIQFGQDVAAILKENSAFEYTVVGRSAGENGLKNQKYDAVVYLPSNFSENVMTYNEENPVKTNFEYKVQSQLNSINKEKVVLELEKATKKVNQKISTLYWNYISVDMETIRQEFDEILQKEIAFQEAMKAFYQPSSKDLAGQIEEQRMMLASLQSSIQNTSERTPDQKSLLEGYEKSLASFVEFVEQYKEYQDNQQKVLADMQTEAILTVNQATQDQQPMFMQSKQLFDDEGNTFIENMKKLDTQMFNQTQTFGQLQEQRYSLVSKQLSEYETHQKKVLDFYQQLKDSTVLNNVEAKLAEYSESLSEAPEEPEEEAPKEEKEKKNQTKATLLAADTGQEGSPEESQEEEQPEDTDIPSGDDTEEEQPKNPEEEPSEPPTNPDTPEDTGFVNLEAERNELSAIIEEINKLKETLSTNTDQNSEEYLSALEGLGSVQDRIAVVAESLRDKESGGTNPLQEKLEELQELLTTTSEKVAGLELDKQNLEDLRDTLIEEKNDLIKEKNLLTEEKEALQQLYDDLFTQATKLEEELNLYKDYEANIKEEIERKEQSILASKALSETRKTRVNEFFSKEIKSKDLLDMMFYYSYLDRYEATLISMASIDQAKIDTLTNEALQQEANKIVEIKDDEDVVWTKLSEDLPSTKDALNTMEDQFTLFMAEYETSVNENQDILVKSLEGIQEDAQNILTQIQQPELKLSQAPPTSSVEGQQMVSGSEQITEQMDSMHTWLESVQESQSGIIDYTNELQGRISDVQADADKLNSKWASNVASTELIRDDVFSVLGNTFVDGQSNGYVYDFLTNPLKVSGDIPEETKSTTVQNIPPVVVLFIVLVCSLLVGYTSYYFQQPPAWIQAVLFTLLNLIVGFVISLFGLEIYPLREESAVEWTVFTILLLTVGSALVRVALSVHLLAGAFITVGLVIFYVTPLLALTTPNFSFQDPMSKVYMSIQYGTESLFTQAIVVLGLLLVGLGALQYFIGRSKMLQVEKGQEAYEA from the coding sequence ATGAACCAGCTAGTAACGATACTCAAACTTTTACTCGTTATTGCTCTTATTGTTGTTACCCCACTGGTTTTCTTTCAAACTATCGGAGATAATCCGTTTAAAGTTGAAAAAGCGAGTGCAGCACAAAGGATCGCCATTATTAACGAAGATATGGGAACTGAGGAGGAGGGCGAACAAATCCAATTTGGTCAGGATGTTGCAGCCATATTAAAGGAAAACTCTGCCTTTGAATACACAGTTGTCGGAAGAAGTGCAGGAGAAAACGGATTGAAAAATCAAAAGTACGATGCCGTCGTATATCTCCCGTCAAACTTTTCTGAAAATGTCATGACTTATAATGAAGAGAATCCAGTCAAAACAAATTTTGAGTATAAAGTACAAAGTCAGTTAAATAGCATTAATAAAGAAAAAGTGGTATTAGAGCTTGAAAAAGCAACGAAAAAAGTAAATCAAAAAATTTCAACGCTCTACTGGAATTATATCTCTGTTGATATGGAAACAATCCGACAGGAATTTGATGAAATTCTTCAAAAAGAAATTGCCTTTCAAGAGGCGATGAAGGCCTTCTATCAACCAAGCTCTAAAGATCTCGCTGGACAAATTGAAGAACAAAGAATGATGCTAGCAAGCTTGCAATCTTCTATTCAGAATACGAGCGAAAGAACACCGGATCAGAAATCCCTGCTTGAAGGGTATGAAAAAAGCTTAGCTAGCTTCGTAGAATTTGTTGAGCAATATAAGGAATATCAAGATAATCAACAAAAGGTACTAGCCGACATGCAAACAGAGGCCATTTTAACGGTGAATCAAGCGACTCAGGATCAACAGCCTATGTTTATGCAATCAAAGCAGCTGTTTGATGACGAAGGGAATACGTTCATTGAAAATATGAAAAAGCTTGATACTCAAATGTTTAACCAAACGCAAACCTTTGGGCAGCTACAAGAGCAAAGGTATAGCCTTGTGAGTAAACAATTAAGTGAATATGAAACCCATCAGAAAAAGGTGTTGGATTTTTACCAACAATTAAAGGATTCTACTGTATTAAACAACGTGGAAGCAAAGCTTGCTGAGTATAGTGAGTCATTAAGTGAAGCACCAGAAGAGCCAGAAGAAGAAGCTCCAAAAGAGGAGAAGGAAAAGAAAAACCAGACAAAAGCAACATTACTTGCAGCAGACACTGGTCAAGAAGGTTCTCCTGAAGAATCTCAAGAAGAGGAACAACCGGAGGATACGGATATACCTTCTGGAGATGACACCGAGGAAGAACAACCAAAAAATCCAGAAGAAGAGCCCTCAGAGCCACCAACGAATCCAGATACACCAGAGGATACAGGCTTTGTAAATTTAGAGGCCGAAAGAAACGAGCTTTCTGCGATTATTGAAGAGATTAATAAACTAAAGGAAACCCTATCAACCAATACAGACCAAAATTCAGAGGAATACCTTTCCGCTTTAGAAGGGTTAGGGAGTGTGCAAGATCGAATTGCAGTTGTAGCAGAATCATTACGTGATAAGGAAAGCGGTGGTACTAATCCGCTTCAAGAAAAACTAGAAGAATTACAAGAGCTACTTACTACAACGAGTGAAAAAGTAGCAGGTTTAGAGCTTGATAAGCAAAATCTAGAAGACCTGCGTGATACTCTTATTGAAGAAAAAAATGATTTAATCAAGGAAAAGAATCTACTAACCGAGGAAAAAGAAGCATTACAACAGCTCTATGATGACCTCTTTACTCAAGCTACTAAACTAGAGGAAGAGCTGAATCTATACAAGGATTATGAGGCAAATATAAAAGAAGAAATCGAGAGAAAAGAACAAAGTATCTTAGCGTCTAAAGCCTTATCTGAAACACGGAAAACAAGAGTGAACGAATTCTTTTCCAAGGAAATAAAGAGCAAAGATTTACTCGATATGATGTTCTATTATTCCTACCTAGACCGATACGAGGCCACGTTAATAAGCATGGCTTCAATTGATCAGGCAAAAATAGATACCTTAACAAATGAAGCTTTACAGCAGGAAGCGAATAAGATTGTTGAAATTAAGGATGATGAGGACGTTGTCTGGACAAAATTGAGTGAAGACTTACCGTCCACTAAGGATGCACTTAATACAATGGAGGATCAATTCACCCTGTTTATGGCTGAATATGAAACGAGTGTAAACGAAAACCAGGATATTTTAGTGAAGAGCCTTGAGGGGATTCAAGAGGATGCTCAAAATATTCTTACTCAAATTCAACAGCCTGAATTAAAGCTTTCTCAAGCACCACCGACTTCAAGTGTTGAAGGGCAGCAAATGGTTTCAGGATCTGAGCAAATAACGGAACAAATGGACTCTATGCATACGTGGCTGGAATCTGTTCAAGAAAGTCAGAGTGGAATCATCGATTATACAAATGAGCTCCAAGGGAGAATAAGCGATGTTCAAGCGGATGCGGATAAACTCAACTCCAAATGGGCGTCAAACGTTGCCTCAACAGAACTCATTCGTGACGATGTATTTAGTGTGTTAGGAAATACATTTGTTGATGGGCAGTCAAATGGATATGTGTATGACTTCTTAACAAATCCATTAAAGGTAAGTGGAGACATACCGGAAGAAACGAAGAGCACAACCGTTCAAAATATTCCGCCTGTTGTGGTGTTATTCATCGTATTAGTTTGTAGCCTTTTAGTTGGCTATACAAGCTATTATTTCCAACAACCACCAGCGTGGATTCAAGCAGTCCTATTCACCTTGTTAAATCTAATAGTAGGCTTTGTTATCAGCTTATTCGGTCTTGAGATTTATCCATTAAGAGAAGAAAGTGCAGTGGAATGGACAGTGTTTACGATCTTATTACTCACTGTGGGATCGGCTCTTGTAAGAGTCGCGCTTTCGGTCCATTTATTAGCGGGTGCATTTATTACAGTTGGCTTAGTGATATTCTATGTCACACCTTTACTTGCCTTAACAACACCAAACTTCAGCTTCCAAGATCCAATGTCGAAGGTGTATATGAGTATCCAATATGGAACAGAATCCTTATTTACACAGGCGATAGTTGTTCTTGGCTTACTATTAGTAGGGTTGGGTGCATTACAGTATTTTATTGGTAGATCAAAAATGCTACAGGTTGAGAAAGGTCAAGAAGCATATGAAGCGTAG
- a CDS encoding bacteriorhodopsin, protein MVSPWSCRFVYYSLYHMVSTTKIAVRGGKQLSSHYTRTAAYLTVFWISYPTVWLLGPSGLGLAQATTELIAFIFLPIFSKVGFSILDLNGLRHLEKGRAL, encoded by the coding sequence TTGGTATCTCCTTGGAGTTGTCGCTTTGTTTATTATTCTTTATATCATATGGTATCCACTACGAAAATAGCGGTCCGAGGTGGAAAGCAGTTATCTAGTCATTATACGCGTACCGCTGCGTACTTAACGGTGTTTTGGATTAGCTATCCTACCGTTTGGCTACTGGGTCCATCTGGTTTAGGATTAGCACAAGCAACAACCGAGTTAATCGCGTTTATCTTCTTACCTATTTTCTCAAAGGTTGGATTTAGCATTCTAGATTTAAATGGATTACGACATTTAGAAAAAGGAAGAGCCTTGTGA
- the essA gene encoding type VII secretion protein EssA: MKRRHLVKVFLCLVILTLYHLAETTQVYGETTIDELEPNDYQKNKGNKEYKLNQQQSNQRSSIPEEQKTLTFEGEKVSNDDQVLQSLFSSEVKNSNTIKAKAEGLGLFSSEEKVAQSSVEDSVTSKGSPLTLLIIVLGSICMLLLIVILVVWGKSLKQEVQKR, encoded by the coding sequence ATGAAGCGTAGGCATCTAGTGAAAGTTTTCTTGTGTCTGGTGATCCTGACACTTTATCACCTTGCCGAAACAACGCAGGTATATGGGGAAACGACAATAGATGAGCTTGAACCAAATGATTATCAAAAAAACAAAGGGAATAAAGAATATAAGCTAAATCAGCAACAAAGCAATCAACGATCTTCCATTCCAGAGGAACAAAAAACACTAACCTTTGAGGGGGAAAAGGTATCGAATGATGATCAGGTTCTACAGAGTCTTTTCTCAAGTGAAGTGAAAAATAGTAACACAATTAAAGCAAAAGCTGAAGGTTTAGGACTATTTTCTTCCGAAGAGAAGGTGGCACAAAGTAGTGTTGAAGACTCAGTCACATCTAAAGGATCACCTTTAACCCTGCTTATCATCGTGCTTGGTTCAATTTGTATGTTGTTACTAATTGTGATTTTAGTTGTTTGGGGAAAATCATTGAAGCAAGAGGTTCAAAAAAGATAG
- the iadA gene encoding beta-aspartyl-peptidase, with amino-acid sequence MLTLIKNGEVYAPDYIGKKDLLLTHDKIGFIEDEITLLPSSFVNMKVIDASGLKVVPGFIDSHVHITGGGGEGSYKTRTPEIQLSQATTAGITTLVGVIGTDGTTRTMPNLLAKARALEEEGITCYVHTGSYQVPVKTLTGKIEDDLILIDKIIGVGEIAISDHRSSQPTVEEIAKLASAARIGGMLSGKAGIVNIHVGDSLQHLDLLLDVVSSTDLPIRQFYPTHINRNPHLFEAGIQYALQGGWVDFTTSTIPKFLEEGEVKCSTGLKRMLEASVPIEQITFTSDGQASLPDFDQHGEMIGLKIGNVSTLFQEVKQAVQQENIDLSTALKVITSNPARILKLQQKGEIKIGKDADLVLLDEQLTIQSVWARGKQMVENGEAIVKGTFE; translated from the coding sequence ATGTTAACTCTCATTAAAAACGGTGAGGTTTATGCACCGGATTATATAGGGAAGAAGGATCTTCTCCTCACACATGATAAAATCGGCTTTATTGAAGATGAAATTACTCTTTTGCCATCTTCATTTGTTAATATGAAGGTCATTGATGCTAGTGGTTTAAAGGTGGTACCTGGGTTTATTGATTCACATGTTCATATCACGGGTGGTGGTGGCGAAGGTAGTTACAAGACGCGCACCCCCGAAATACAATTATCGCAGGCTACAACTGCAGGTATAACAACACTTGTCGGCGTTATAGGTACAGATGGCACTACGCGCACAATGCCCAATCTCTTAGCAAAAGCAAGGGCGCTCGAGGAGGAAGGCATCACCTGCTACGTCCATACGGGCTCCTACCAAGTACCAGTTAAAACACTTACAGGTAAAATTGAAGACGATCTAATACTTATTGATAAGATTATCGGAGTTGGCGAGATCGCCATAAGTGACCACCGATCTTCTCAACCAACTGTTGAAGAAATTGCAAAGCTTGCCTCAGCTGCACGAATTGGTGGAATGTTATCAGGTAAAGCAGGAATTGTAAATATTCACGTTGGTGACAGTCTTCAACACTTGGATTTACTATTAGATGTTGTCTCATCAACTGATCTCCCTATTCGTCAGTTTTATCCTACACATATTAATCGAAATCCACACCTCTTTGAAGCTGGCATTCAATACGCTCTCCAAGGTGGCTGGGTTGATTTCACGACTAGTACGATTCCTAAATTTCTAGAAGAAGGCGAAGTAAAATGTAGTACGGGATTAAAACGCATGCTTGAAGCCAGTGTCCCAATCGAACAAATCACCTTCACTTCAGACGGTCAAGCAAGCCTACCAGACTTTGATCAGCACGGTGAAATGATTGGTCTCAAAATCGGGAACGTTAGTACTCTCTTCCAAGAAGTAAAACAAGCTGTTCAACAGGAAAACATCGACCTATCAACCGCACTTAAAGTAATAACAAGTAACCCTGCTAGGATTCTCAAGCTTCAGCAAAAGGGTGAAATCAAGATAGGAAAAGACGCAGATCTCGTTTTATTAGACGAGCAGCTAACGATACAATCCGTATGGGCTAGAGGAAAACAAATGGTTGAAAATGGTGAAGCGATTGTGAAAGGAACGTTTGAATAG
- a CDS encoding bacteriorhodopsin gives MLVATLIPLWSGAAYLSIALGQGLLEKPEKTIYFARYIDWVVTTPMLLIALAFTAMFFEKKNKTLIISLVFADVFMILTGLIADFSSENIKYIWYLLGVVALFIILYIIWYPLRK, from the coding sequence ATTTTAGTAGCGACCTTAATACCACTCTGGTCTGGAGCTGCCTATTTATCCATCGCTTTAGGACAAGGTTTATTAGAAAAACCAGAGAAAACCATTTATTTTGCAAGATACATTGATTGGGTCGTGACAACGCCTATGCTGCTTATTGCTCTAGCATTTACTGCTATGTTTTTTGAGAAGAAAAATAAAACGTTAATTATATCTCTAGTGTTTGCTGATGTATTTATGATTTTAACGGGACTTATAGCCGACTTTTCAAGTGAAAACATCAAGTATATTTGGTATCTCCTTGGAGTTGTCGCTTTGTTTATTATTCTTTATATCATATGGTATCCACTACGAAAATAG
- a CDS encoding YwqI/YxiC family protein: MVTIKLNYGTVVKELNEAKSALQSINLRSPSLKEMGKNKLDYTSYFLEREAQIHQLLSEYVSIVEKNIDDTKVNVRSLKEQDEAITRW; this comes from the coding sequence ATGGTGACGATTAAACTAAATTATGGAACGGTAGTGAAGGAGCTTAATGAGGCAAAATCAGCCCTGCAATCCATTAATCTACGATCGCCAAGTTTAAAGGAGATGGGGAAAAACAAACTAGACTACACAAGCTATTTTCTTGAAAGAGAAGCACAAATCCACCAACTACTTTCGGAATATGTCTCCATAGTAGAGAAAAACATTGATGACACAAAGGTAAATGTACGATCATTAAAAGAACAAGATGAAGCTATTACGAGATGGTAA